One stretch of Brachyhypopomus gauderio isolate BG-103 chromosome 8, BGAUD_0.2, whole genome shotgun sequence DNA includes these proteins:
- the cldn34a gene encoding claudin-34: MAYLAHTGHWQFLGLVLAVLGLILMTAACGMDDWRVWYVDDVSIISSGMAWVGVWRACFYTHVLNTSEFCQSISITDPFIPPEIAAAQVLCMTAIVTGVVGNLVAGHAMRKVYFNVHASHVRQTFWIAAILFFLTAACSLVPMIWNMSAVMLNCTIDFPAEFHMPPAPFKQEVGLGIVVGACSSLLLIISALFFLCYKQPDQPQKSKAQPVSTEKEDAGIINHRTAGCHHGIADSGEYGKINPAFETN; encoded by the coding sequence ATGGCGTACCTTGCCCACACTGGGCACTGGCAGTTTCTGGGCCTGGTGCTGGCGGTGCTGGGCTTGATTCTAATGACCGCTGCCTGTGGAATGGACGATTGGAGGGTGTGGTACGTGGACGACGTGTCCATCATCTCCTCCGGCATGGCCTGGGTCGGCGTCTGGAGGGCCTGTTTCTACACGCACGTACTTAACACATCTGAATTCTGCCAAAGCATCAGCATCACGGACCCTTTCATTCCTCCGGAGATCGCTGCAGCTCAGGTGCTGTGCATGACGGCCATTGTTACGGGAGTCGTCGGAAACCTGGTTGCCGGACACGCCATGCGGAAGGTCTACTTCAATGTCCATGCAAGTCACGTCAGACAGACATTCTGGATAGCCGCCATCTTGTTCTTCCTCACTGCAGCCTGTTCACTGGTTCCTATGATCTGGAACATGAGTGCAGTGATGCTTAACTGTACTATAGATTTCCCTGCAGAGTTTCATATGCCACCTGCTCCATTTAAACAGGAAGTGGGCTTGGGCATTGTCGTAGGGGCTTGTTCGTCTCTGTTGCTTATTATTAGCGCGCTGTTCTTCCTGTGCTACAAGCAACCAGATCAACCCCAGAAATCCAAAGCTCAGCCTGTAAGTACAGAGAAGGAGGATGCTGGCATCATAAACCATAGGACTGCGGGCTGTCACCATGGTATCGCGGACAGTGGGGAGTACGGGAAGATTAACCCAGCCTTTGAGACCAATTGA